Proteins encoded in a region of the Rutidosis leptorrhynchoides isolate AG116_Rl617_1_P2 chromosome 9, CSIRO_AGI_Rlap_v1, whole genome shotgun sequence genome:
- the LOC139869321 gene encoding uncharacterized protein translates to MELDKRDIDLHSVLCPLCDDDLETVDHSIVFCKHAIEIWDRVYKWWNMGSFASFNIHEVLGEESCPGSSAFGEKIWLAVQWISAYIIWKNRNNKVFRGYCWTAPVAFNEIQIKSFEWITSKAKTKKLDWLTWISNPSSFLSVC, encoded by the coding sequence ATGGAATTAGATAAACGCGATATCGATCTTCATTCCGTTCTATGTCCGTTATGCGACGATGATTTGGAAACCGTTGATCACTCTATTGTATTTTGCAAACACGCTATTGAGATTTGGGATAGAGTGTATAAATGGTGGAATATGGGGTCATTCGCTAGCTTTAATATTCATGAAGTTCTTGGTGAGGAGAGTTGCCCGGGTAGCTCAGCTTTCGGGGAGAAAATTTGGTTAGCCGTTCAATGGATTAGCGCCTACATCATATGGAAGAATAGGAACAATAAAGTCTTTCGGGGATATTGTTGGACCGCTCCAGTGGCGTTCAATGAAATACAAATCAAGTCTTTCGAGTGGATTACATCTAAAGCTAAAACAAAAAAGCTCGACTGGCTCACGTGGATTTCGAACCCGTCTTCGTTTCTTTCTGTATGTTAG